Proteins from a genomic interval of Pseudomonas sp. RC10:
- a CDS encoding LysR family transcriptional regulator — MKIDDIDAFVAVIRCQSISHAAESLDLTQPAITRRVQNFEQALGVELFDRNTKPLKPTAMGLQVYQKCLAILREMDSLRELVASDTPPSGLLRLGVPQTIGDVVLLDALKHLRGQFPDLRAQVVTGWGSHLIGKIENGELDAAAALFPAGKIFPEGIIGESIGKMELVVVCAKERQPKKPIKLADCYDQGFVLNPDGCGFRAGLQRTLADQGLGLKVNLETFGTELQLGLVADGMGLGLVPRPLFERSAHHDQLAVVPLKDFKPVMDLWLMYPRFLGNLQAPVASFGSLVAEALKEAREAA; from the coding sequence ATGAAAATTGATGATATCGATGCCTTCGTGGCGGTGATTCGCTGCCAGTCGATCAGCCACGCGGCTGAGTCGCTGGACCTGACGCAACCCGCGATCACGCGCCGGGTACAGAATTTCGAGCAGGCCCTGGGGGTCGAGCTGTTTGACCGTAACACCAAGCCGCTGAAGCCGACGGCCATGGGCTTGCAGGTGTATCAGAAATGCCTGGCGATCCTGCGGGAAATGGATTCATTGCGTGAACTCGTCGCCAGCGACACCCCGCCCAGCGGCCTGTTGCGGCTGGGTGTGCCGCAGACCATTGGCGATGTCGTCCTGCTCGATGCCCTCAAACACTTGCGCGGACAATTTCCCGACTTGCGCGCCCAGGTCGTCACTGGTTGGGGCAGCCATCTGATCGGCAAGATCGAAAACGGTGAGCTGGATGCCGCCGCCGCGCTGTTCCCTGCCGGCAAGATTTTCCCGGAAGGCATCATCGGTGAATCCATCGGCAAGATGGAGCTGGTAGTGGTCTGCGCCAAGGAGCGTCAGCCGAAAAAGCCGATCAAGCTGGCCGACTGTTATGACCAGGGCTTTGTGCTCAATCCGGACGGTTGCGGTTTTCGTGCGGGGTTGCAGCGCACGCTGGCCGATCAGGGGTTGGGTCTCAAGGTCAATCTGGAAACGTTCGGCACTGAACTGCAATTGGGGCTGGTGGCCGATGGCATGGGGTTGGGGCTGGTGCCGCGTCCTTTGTTCGAACGCAGCGCGCACCACGATCAACTGGCGGTCGTGCCGCTCAAGGACTTCAAACCGGTGATGGACCTATGGTTGATGTACCCGCGCTTCCTCGGGAATCTACAGGCACCGGTGGCCTCGTTCGGAAGTCTGGTGGCCGAAGCCTTGAAGGAGGCGCGTGAAGCGGCCTGA
- a CDS encoding LLM class flavin-dependent oxidoreductase produces MSVEFIGYIATQPFSEIHPRSGQTVQPEYVEKVARAHEDAGFDRALVAYHSNSPDSAFIASYAASVTTKLKFLIAHRPGFISPTVAARQFATLDVFNGGRTAVHIITGGDDKELRADGSFIGKDERYARTDEYLSVVRQEWTAEKPFDHHGTYYQFEGAHSLVKSPQQPHIPLYFGGASQAAIEVAGKHADVYALWGETYEQVRDIVKQVRAEAAKHGRTVRFSLSLRPILAETEEKAWARADSILERAKAQAQAAGIQRREPANEGSKRLLAAAAQGARLDKRLWTGIAGLLGAKGNSTSLVGTAEQVAEALLDYYDLGITTFLIRGFDPLEDAIDYGKKLIPLTRELVAKREREKQEKVA; encoded by the coding sequence ATGAGCGTCGAATTCATCGGTTACATCGCCACCCAGCCGTTCTCGGAAATTCACCCACGCAGCGGTCAGACCGTTCAGCCGGAGTACGTCGAAAAAGTCGCGCGCGCCCATGAAGACGCCGGGTTTGACAGAGCGCTCGTGGCCTATCACTCCAACAGCCCGGACAGCGCATTCATTGCGTCCTACGCCGCCAGCGTGACCACGAAACTGAAATTCCTCATCGCTCACCGCCCAGGCTTCATCTCCCCCACCGTGGCAGCCCGACAATTCGCGACGCTGGACGTGTTCAACGGTGGCCGCACGGCGGTGCACATCATCACCGGTGGCGACGACAAGGAGCTGCGCGCCGATGGCAGCTTCATTGGCAAGGATGAGCGTTACGCCCGCACTGACGAATATTTGAGTGTCGTGCGTCAGGAGTGGACAGCGGAAAAGCCCTTCGACCATCACGGTACGTATTACCAGTTCGAGGGGGCGCATTCGCTGGTCAAGTCGCCACAACAGCCACACATCCCGCTGTATTTCGGTGGTGCGTCCCAGGCGGCGATCGAGGTCGCAGGCAAGCACGCCGACGTGTACGCGCTGTGGGGAGAAACCTATGAGCAGGTCAGGGATATCGTCAAACAGGTTCGGGCCGAGGCGGCGAAGCACGGTCGGACGGTGCGTTTCAGCCTGTCGCTGAGGCCGATTCTGGCCGAGACCGAGGAAAAGGCCTGGGCGCGGGCGGACAGCATTCTGGAACGCGCAAAAGCGCAGGCTCAGGCGGCAGGGATTCAGCGCCGCGAACCGGCGAACGAAGGCTCGAAGCGCTTATTGGCGGCGGCTGCGCAAGGGGCGCGACTGGACAAACGCCTGTGGACCGGGATTGCCGGGCTGCTGGGCGCCAAGGGCAACTCGACCTCGCTGGTGGGCACGGCCGAACAGGTCGCTGAGGCGCTGCTCGATTATTACGATCTGGGGATTACCACCTTCCTGATTCGCGGGTTTGATCCGCTGGAAGACGCGATTGATTACGGCAAGAAGCTCATCCCGCTGACCCGCGAGCTGGTGGCCAAACGCGAGCGGGAGAAACAGGAAAAGGTGGCGTAG
- a CDS encoding class II aldolase/adducin family protein gives MSNVSSLPVPANASSVRDRVSPEEWEVRVKLAAAYRIAALKRWTDHIYTHFSARVPGPDEHFLINPFGLLFDEITASNLVKVDIDGTIVDDPTGLGINHAGYVIHSAIHAARPDLQAVLHTHTRDGIAVSAQKNGLLLISQHALSFSGRVAYHGYEGIAQDLGERERLVADLGDKSVMILRNHGLLTAGISVEHAFKQLHNLEYACNIQIAAQAAGNAELIFPPEEVVKKVEDQARVFQDGNGPGVARHWNALIRELDRHGTAYKE, from the coding sequence ATGAGCAATGTCAGTTCTTTGCCCGTTCCAGCCAACGCCAGCAGCGTACGGGATCGGGTCAGTCCCGAAGAGTGGGAGGTGCGGGTCAAACTCGCAGCGGCCTATCGTATCGCGGCGCTCAAGCGCTGGACCGATCACATCTACACGCATTTCTCGGCACGGGTGCCAGGGCCTGACGAGCACTTTCTGATCAATCCCTTCGGCTTGCTGTTCGACGAAATCACCGCATCGAATCTGGTGAAAGTCGACATCGACGGCACCATCGTCGATGACCCAACAGGCCTCGGCATCAACCACGCAGGCTACGTGATCCACAGCGCCATTCACGCCGCGCGCCCGGACCTGCAAGCGGTGTTGCATACCCACACCCGTGACGGCATTGCGGTATCAGCGCAAAAAAATGGCCTATTGCTGATCTCTCAGCACGCCTTGTCGTTCTCCGGGCGTGTGGCCTATCACGGTTATGAAGGCATTGCGCAAGATCTGGGCGAGCGTGAGCGGCTGGTGGCGGATCTGGGCGACAAGAGCGTGATGATCCTGAGAAATCACGGCTTGCTCACGGCGGGTATCAGCGTCGAGCACGCGTTCAAGCAACTGCACAATCTGGAATACGCTTGCAATATTCAGATTGCGGCGCAGGCAGCGGGCAACGCCGAGCTGATTTTCCCGCCAGAAGAGGTGGTGAAGAAGGTCGAGGATCAGGCCAGGGTATTCCAGGACGGGAACGGGCCCGGCGTGGCCCGGCACTGGAATGCGTTGATCCGCGAGCTGGATCGGCACGGGACGGCGTATAAGGAATAA
- a CDS encoding ABC transporter substrate-binding protein, protein MGFNRWNLGRRGLALLLSCAVLAGCGDGGNKPAAVSDAVDWSKVKLILGDQAKGLRTVVEASKAFAGVPYQVEWANFQGAAPLFEALRAGAVDLAPAGDTPVLAAATGGTPLRIVAVRRGQSRSIGILVPPDSDIKTVADLKGRSVSISSARGSISQYLLIRALENAGVKESDVNIGFVMPTDALSAFHAGKIDAWATFGIYQAFAEENGARLLLSGEGINTGLTFITASDKALADKVKRQALNDVLQRLAKAFEWAKANPQQYAQVFSTANNVPLPVSQRLQSWGVESLQPVEASDVTALQGVDDLFVAKKIFPQAVQVSGLVDREVFPDAHGVLLK, encoded by the coding sequence ATGGGGTTTAACCGCTGGAATCTGGGCCGTCGAGGGCTCGCGTTACTGCTGTCGTGTGCCGTGCTGGCGGGGTGTGGTGACGGAGGCAACAAACCGGCGGCGGTGTCGGATGCGGTGGATTGGTCGAAGGTCAAACTGATTCTGGGGGATCAGGCAAAGGGGCTGCGCACGGTGGTCGAGGCGTCGAAGGCGTTTGCCGGCGTTCCGTATCAAGTGGAATGGGCCAACTTCCAAGGGGCTGCGCCGCTGTTCGAAGCCTTGCGCGCCGGGGCCGTGGACCTCGCACCCGCTGGCGACACCCCCGTGCTGGCCGCCGCAACGGGAGGTACGCCACTGCGCATCGTCGCCGTGCGTCGAGGCCAATCGCGCAGCATCGGGATTCTGGTCCCGCCGGATTCGGACATCAAAACCGTGGCCGACCTGAAAGGTCGCAGCGTGTCGATCTCGTCGGCCCGGGGCAGCATTTCGCAGTACCTGCTGATTCGTGCGCTTGAAAACGCCGGGGTCAAGGAATCGGACGTGAACATCGGGTTCGTCATGCCCACCGATGCGTTGTCGGCGTTCCATGCGGGCAAGATCGACGCGTGGGCGACGTTCGGCATCTATCAGGCCTTCGCGGAAGAAAACGGTGCGCGGCTGTTGTTGAGCGGGGAGGGTATCAACACCGGACTGACGTTTATCACCGCGTCGGACAAGGCGCTGGCGGACAAGGTGAAGCGCCAGGCCCTGAATGACGTGCTCCAGCGACTGGCCAAGGCGTTCGAATGGGCCAAGGCGAATCCGCAACAGTACGCGCAGGTGTTCTCGACGGCCAACAACGTGCCGTTGCCGGTGTCGCAGCGTTTGCAGAGTTGGGGCGTCGAGTCGTTGCAGCCGGTGGAGGCCTCGGATGTGACGGCGCTGCAGGGCGTCGATGATCTGTTCGTGGCGAAGAAGATCTTTCCGCAGGCGGTGCAAGTGTCAGGGCTGGTGGATCGGGAGGTGTTTCCGGATGCCCATGGCGTCTTGCTGAAGTGA
- a CDS encoding PA2817 family protein, with protein sequence MADANLDRTLNLLTHLRGILVALGEAEQVPEESHALFIERYDELLGLLPVEPIESQYLGQDLLCQVIQRYPQIAHLVPRDLLWYFGGDCLHFMPDEEIDLYTALEERRFEAEENEEPFDWDQEKQLLAMGQEGSRH encoded by the coding sequence ATGGCCGACGCCAATCTCGACCGCACTCTCAACCTGCTGACGCACTTGCGCGGCATTCTGGTCGCGCTCGGTGAAGCCGAACAGGTGCCCGAAGAAAGTCATGCACTGTTCATCGAACGCTATGACGAATTGCTCGGCCTGCTGCCGGTTGAGCCGATCGAAAGCCAATACCTGGGCCAAGACCTGCTGTGCCAGGTGATCCAGCGCTACCCGCAAATCGCCCATCTGGTGCCGCGCGATCTGCTCTGGTACTTCGGTGGCGACTGCCTGCACTTCATGCCCGACGAGGAAATCGACCTGTACACCGCGCTGGAAGAACGCCGCTTCGAAGCCGAGGAGAACGAAGAACCGTTCGACTGGGATCAGGAAAAGCAACTGCTGGCGATGGGGCAGGAAGGGTCGCGGCACTGA